GCGCTCCATCTCGGCTAACGCTTTTTTGTCGCGTGGGAAATTTTCCAGCATTCTTTTGTTGTCATCGATCTGATTCTGCAACTCCGTTTCCCGTGCTTTCAGAGCATTGAGATCCGATTGGGCGGCATTCATCCGCATCTTAAGGTCGACAAAAATCGGATCTTCGACCGGATTGAAGACATCGTCCTCTTCCACCTCAATTTCCGGATCAGGTTGCAATGCTTTTCGCTCTTCCAGTGCACTGATTCGCTCACGCAATTTAATGACGGTGGGATAAGAGTCGTTATAAACGAGCAACAATTCGTCCAGCCTCGCCTGCAATGCTTCAATTTGCATGTCCTCGTCAGAACCCATCATCATATCCAGCCCCCCAAAAAGACTGCTGCCCGATGAAGCGGACTCCTTCATGGATTCCAACTGGTCGTGAATGGTCCGCACTGTGGCAATCAACTCGTTTTTCTTGCCCTGTAACTGCCTTACCTGTGCTTCCAGAGTATCAACCCCTTCGACAATCGAGGCCTCAGTGACCGTCGAAAAAATTCCTGTTTTTTTTCGATACTGATAAATCTCGTCTTCAAGAACGTTTAATTTCTGCTTGTAGAACTTGACCTGCTCGGAAAGAAAACGATCCGCGCCAAAAGACTCTTCGCGTTTTGAAGAGAGGTTCTCTTCGACATAGGTATTGACGAGGGTATTGATATAGTCGCGGGCAAAAACCGGATCGGGGTTGACCAGGGAAACGAAAAACAGATCATTTCCTCTCATATTGATTTTTGTCACTTCCTGACACTGCATAATGAGCGCTTCAAAGGCCTCTGGGGTCTCTGATTTTACATCCATATCCAGCTTTTTCAGGACACGGGAGATAATGTCACGGCTGAGCATGTGATAACGCAACACCCGAATGCGGTCCTCCATTGAAGGCGTCACCGTAAGCCCCTTCAGCAAGCTGTTCACCACATTTTTTTCAATAAAAACAGTACTCTTTGCCTCATACTGCTTTGGTATCGTAAACGTAAAAACGACAATACCCAAACCGACCGTCACAGCAGTCAGTAAAAACCAATAACGGCGGGCATAGAGAATATTGAGATAGAATTTGATCTGAGCCAAAGGGGAATCCATCAGTTACAGTCCATTTCTGTCTGGAATAATCCGCGTTAAAACATACCCTCACGCACCAGGACATAATCGCCACGTTGCATGGGAACATTCTCGCTAAGTACCCCATCTTCCATGAGGTCATCCATGTTCAATTTAATTTGTTCTCGCTCGTTACCTTTTTTACGCAGAATGAGAACGGCACTTGTCTTGGCAAATTTAGTAAAACCACCGGACTCCAGAATGACATCCAAAATGGAGAGTCCATCCCGATAAACAATGGCTTGAGGGTTGGCCACAGCACCGACGACATAGACTTTATTCAGTTCATTGGTCGGCAGAAAGAGAATATCCTCCGCCTCAAGGTTGATGTCCGCCGCCAAGTTTCCCCGATTGAACAAATCGTACATATCGACATCCAACTTCTCGCCGCCGCGCATGACAAAACCACGTTGCAAGTCCGCATTTTCAATGCCATTGAGACCACAGAGAAGTTTGAACAGTGACGACGTTGCGACAAGAGGACGAACTTGCGCCGGCACACCGCCACCGGAGATATAGATCCGGTTGTTGGTTACCTGGGCGACGGTCACCGTCACGATGGGATTTTTGACATAATCGCCAAGTACAGTTGTCAGTTTATCGCTCAGCTGAGTCGGTGTCATTCCAGCGGTATCCACATCACCAACCGCAGGTAAGGTGATTTTCCCATCGGGACGCACCGCGACAGAAACGCTGAGTTCGGGAACGCCCCAGACAGAAACATTTAAACCATCGCCGGCGCCGATAACATAATCACCCGCCCAGGCGAGCGAACTCCATAACACAGTAAAAAGGACGGCACTCGTAATTGTTTTTTTCATCCTATCGGCCTCCTCGGCCCAAAAGAACCACTTTAATTGTTTCAAGGATAATCAGGACATCCATCGTCATCGAATAATTTTTAAGATAATAGAGATCGTAGCGGAGCTTCTCAAATGCATCTTCCTCCGATGCTCCATAAGGATAGAGGACCTGAGCCCAGCCGGTTACACCCGGTTTTACGGTATGGCGGGCAAAGTAATAGGGAATATTCATAGAAAGTTTTTCGACAAATTCAGGACGTTCCGGTCGTGGTCCGACAAAACTCATATCCCCCATAAGAACATTGAGCAGTTGCGGCAACTCGTCCAGTCGGCTTTTACGTAAAAAAGCACCGACTTTCGTAACCCGTGGATCGTTTTCCGTTGCCCATACGGCTCCGGTTTCTTTCTCGGCGTCCTCGCGCATCGTGCGAAATTTATACAGTGTAAAATGACGGCCCCATTCTCCCACGCGAACCTGGCGAAAGAAAACCGGACCCGGAGAATCGGAACGCACCAGATAGGCCACAACAAGCCAGGCGGGAAACGAGAGAGCAATTCCCACTAAGGACAAAAAGATATCGAGAACGCGTTTCATGAATCGCCCAATGACCGTTATACGAAAACCATTGGCATAGATGAAACTGCTCGGTTGGAAATTTTCGACCAGCAGTTTTCGGGTCATTTGCTCATAAAACGTCTGTATATCAATAATCTCAATGCCATTGAGTTTACAATGGAGTAATTCCCGCAAGGGTAAACTGCCGCGTCGTTCAGTGAGAGCAACAACGACACGGTTGGTGCAGGTTGTTGAAACGAGCTTCTCCAGATCATCGACATAGCCAAGCACTTTTTCTTCATCGACGGTACAATCCTCCGATTCCGGCTGGACGAAACCGACGAGAACCTGTTGGCCCTTTTGATCTTGCAGCAATCTTTCAACTTTTTCCGCCAAAGCCCCACAGCCAACAACCAGCACCCGGGTGGACAACGCCGTTGTTCCCATCATCGACATAAGGATCTGATGCACCGAGAACTGCAAGATTCCGAAGATCACCAAGGAAACAACTAAAAGCCCCCGGCCGATCATGGCCATGGGCATGACAAAAGCAAGAGACGCCAGCATAAAAAAAGCTAAACTGATGGCAACCCCAGTGCGAGCGATCCGGTCCAGTCGACCAAAGGCATTTTCCCAACGATAGATCTCACAGAAATAACTTGAGAATGTTGTAAATAAGACAAAGAACAACAAGCTGAATCCGCCAGCCCCACTAAAAGTGCTGAGACCACAGGTTTCTCCCATATAAACGACATGCCCAAGCACAAGAGAGAGCGTCGCCAAAGCAAGGTCAACAACGACCAACAAAGAGGATATTTTTTGCATTACCTTGTCCCTGACAATTCGAAATTAGTGTTTAAGACGATCCAACAGTTTTTGGGCCTGGGAGGATTCAGGCTCAGTCTGTAATGCAACGACATGTTCCAAAGCCTGTTGTGCTTCATTGTTTTTTTCAGCACCGATTAAAGCTTGCCCCAGATGTAAATGAACCGTGGCCATATTCGGTAACAAACGTGAAGCCTTGGTTAAAACATTAACAGCTTCTTGATAGCGCTCGTTTTTGATAAGCGCATAGCCCAAAGTATCAAGCAGAACGGGATTAGACGGATCACTACGGAATGCCTGTATGGCCAAGGTGAGAGATTCTTCCAGGTCACCATTATTTTCCGCATAAAGGTAGGCTAAATTATTTAACGCCCCGATATGTTTTTTATCCTTCTCCAAAACTTCGCGATATAAACTTTCTGCTTCCTGCTTATAGCCGCGCTGGTCTTGCAACATGCCCAAGGCATAAAGTCCGGGTGCAAAGGCCGGATAGTCTTTTTTCAAATCACGAAAAAGTTTCTCTGCCTTTGGGAGCCGCTGAGTTTGGGCATACAGACTCCCCAGTTGCAGCAAAAGCTCTGGATCACGCACATGCGAAAAGCCATTTTGCAACGTTTTTTCTGCCTCTTCTTTTTGACCCAATTCCTTTTGCACCGTCGAGAGAAGAAGATAACCGACGGACTTTTCCGGTTGCGCCCTGATCTTCTCTTGCGCAAAAGACAACGCCTTATCTTGCTCGCCACTTGCCAGCCAGCTCGCCGCAAGTAATGCAGCGGCTGTCTCGGGCTGTATTTCTTCAAGGCTTTTAAAGGTTGCAATCGCTTCAGAAAATTGCTTTTGGCTCAGCAGAAACCGGCCACGCAATCTTAAAATATCCGGATGCTTCGGGTGTGTCGCAAAGGCGTCTTCAACAACCTGGCTAAAAGCGTCAACATCTTTGCTGCGAGCACAATAACCTGCCAAGGCCAGAAAACCTTGAGGATCGTCGGTAGCCCGTGCGCGCAGATACGTTGCTTTCGCGGTATCGCCTTCGCCGCTCATCTCTTGCAATGACGCAAGAGAAATCAATGCCTTGACATTATTGGGAGCGACGTTCAATAACGCCTGATATTCCCCTTCGGCTAAATCGCGTTTTTGCATCACGAGATAGGCATTCGCCAAATTGAAATAGGGTGCCAGATAATCCGCCTTAGCCGCCTTGGCTTTTTGCAACGCCTCAATTCCCTCCGGAAACTTCTTTTGCGCAAGGTACGCTGCGGCCATATAATTGTAGACAATCCCATCTTGAGATGTCCCATCCAAACCGGCCTGCATCAAATCGATCACGCCCTGATAATTACGTTGTTTGAGATATAAAGAGGCGAGAAGAAACCGTGTATTTAACGATTCCGGGGCCGCATCCAGAGCTTTTTCCAGCTCAAGCTCAGCTCCGGACTCATTTTTTTGCGATAAATTCAGCAAACCTTTTTTCAAGTGTGGATCAGCCAACTGAGGATCCAGAATGATTGCTCTATCGAAATGCTCAATCGCAACATCGTAATCCCCTTTGGCCAGATAGGCGGAACCAATCACATTGTGCGCCAGCGCAAAACGGTCATTTTCCTGCAACACCTGAGTCAACTGGTAAATGCAATCGTCAATGCGCTTCTGGTGCAACAATGTCATCCCTAATAAAACGCGGCTTTGCAGATGATCGGGATTTAAATCAAGAGCCTTTTGAAACTGACTCAGAGCCAGCTCATAGTTTTTAAGCCGAAATTCAGTAAGACCAAGGAAATAATATCCAGCCAGGTCTGGAAGTTGCTTGATGGATTTACGTAAAGAGATTGCCGCGTTTTTCAAATCACCCTGTACAAAATAAGTCATTCCTTGAAGACGAGTCGTCGCAGGATGTTCAGCAAAACGCTGCTGCATGGTTTTCAAATATTTTCCGGAGGTAGACAAATCCTCGCCGTCGAGAGAAAAAATTCCCGCAAAATAATACGCACCGACAGCTTCGGGATTGAGACGCACGACCTGATCATAGGCGTTCACCGCTTCAGCGCGATTCCCGCTCCGCGCCTCAACGGTCGCCAGCATCCAGTAAAGCGCTTCGTTTTTCGGAAAAGATTTGATTGCAAGCTGCAACAGCTGTTTGGCGTCCGCAATACGCCCCTGGCTCAGATATAAGCGGGTCAGCGACAAAAAAGGCTCTGCATTTTTATCATCCAGATCAATGGATTCCAAAAGCAGAGCCTCAGCTCCGGGCAGATCTCCTCGAACTTGCTGCACAAGCCCCAAATAATGCTGAGAACGGGACGTTTTACCATTTTTCTCCAAAAACTGAAGAATGTCCTTTTCAGCTTCAGGCACTCGGTTCAAGGCAAGAGAAATCATCGCAAGATCCAACAGAACGTCATGGCGTCCGGGCTCCTGCAACTGAACTTTTTTAAGCTCTTTTTCCGCCTCTTCCAGCTTTTTTGTTTTTAAATAGGCCAAACCCAGTTGATAACGGGCGTCCGTATAATTGGGGTCCTGCTCAAGGGCATTTCGAAAACAAACCACAGCCCCCAATGGGTTCCCCTGCTGCATGAGCTGAACCCCCTGCTGAACCAGCTCCTCCTTCGTCTGACCCTGGCAGGCCGCCAAAACCAGAAAAACGCCGCAAACAAGTAATTTGTAAATCCTATTCATGTTCAACATGACCCTTATTTAAAGTTTTACCGACTACGCCGAAAACGACTTTTCACAAAGAGATTTAATTGAATCACATGGTCACCCACTGTCAAGAAGTCCGACACTTTTTCATCAGTGAGAACTCTCTTCGTTTTTCTCGTACTTATTACCAACCCACCGGTTTTTTTAGCAACCAAGGATTATCGCGAGAGACACGCGCTCTGTTTGTCGCAATTTCAGCCTCATAGGGAATACGACGCCCGTGGCAATCCACTTCCTTGCCAATCTGCCGCCAATAAATCTGTCTACGTTTCAACAGTTTGGGTAACCCCTCCACCATGACGGCATACCAGTGGGTCAAACCATGCTCAAGACTGTGCTGGTATAAACACTGGTAAAGCCCCGATACGATATAGGCCTCCAGACTTCGCCTCAGATCGGCAAAACCTCCCAGCACAAGCCGGCCTGAACTTGTGAGCCGGCAAATGACATCATCAATTTCGCGACGGCTATACTGTTTACTGATCGCCAAACGAGAAATTTCCCCAACGCACCGTTTCGCATTGTAAAAGCCTCCTTGACCGTCAAGCTCGCAATGACGCTCAAGAGGCAACCCCATGGCAGATTCATGAACAACACGGACGGTCCCCACCACCACACCGCTTCGCACAGCAACGGCACAAAAATGGCTTGCGCAGGCATCGTAGGCGTCCCGCTCCATCCCCAGGGGGTGATCATCGGACGATTCAAAGCCGCACTCAGAGCAATACACTTGATAACGAAGGCGATAAACCTCCTCCATCAATGGATCTGCGATATCAACTTTTTTAAAATGGAAGTAGTCAGAGAATTGTTGATCAGACATCTAAACGCTCACAAAAGTTTACGAGCCTATACAGGAAAATAAAAAATGATAATGGGGCGGCCTTTCAAAGCACCCCTGCTATTAGCTTGGAAACATTAGAAACACGGCTAAAGTTTTTTATGAAAGAAAATTAGCATAGTGAATAATAAACCACAATGGAATGTTTACTAAGAGTAGATGTGAAAATTCCAGAACCCAACAAAAAAGCACTGTCGGGAAAACTTACTGGCAGGCGGGGATCCCTATCCCATCATTAAGACGGAGTAAAAATTACAACGGCAATGCTGATTTTGATCTCAACACTCATATAGTTGCCCCCCCCTTAGAGAAAAATAAATCAAAAAACACCCGGAATAAAATGAGACATCACGAAGAAGGTAAACTTCTTACGCCTCTCTCTCCACGGCACGCCCCACCTCCTTAAAAGCTTGTCGGGAAACGTTACACTTACGCAGAAAACAAGCTAACACCCTAAATTTAAACGTGTTTTTTTATGGCCTATTTAATGCATATTTTTAAACAACAGATGATTTAGCAGTGTGAAAGGAAGGTGAATTATGAAAAAAATTCAAAAATATCTCGCAATATCATTTACCTTGTTACTGCTGCCTGTCCAGACATGGTCAATAAGCTTGGATGCAGTAACTATCGATACACTCCTCCCCTTTTATGACACAGCCGGTGGAATATTTGGTCCTAACCTCCTTGAGGATTACCCTGAATTGAGCGCGACCAGCGCACTTGGCGTTTTTTCCACAACTGACACACCATACCCGACCACAAACCTAGGATATCAATACGACGGGCTTCTGAACGGGATAGAACCTGGCTACGCAGGAGGCAATTCGGTAATTATAGACGGGGAATCATATAAGTCGACCGAAGTGAAACAACTGGCCGTTAACGGAACAACAGTTGACTACGTCTTTACCGGTCTTGAATTCATAAACTCATGGGAGTTGCAAGATCTTGACAAAGACGGATACAAAGACGATCCAGGCTGGATATACCTTGGGAAAGACGAAACACCCAACATTGAAGATGATTTCCAAGCCCATGATGCACCCTTTGACCTTTCTACAATTCTTGATATAGAGGTCAGCGTTACAGGAGGCACTGGCACATGGAGCCTTACCCCTCTTCCTGGAATTACAGACAAAGTCGAAAACCTGTTAGGAGGTAGCACCTTTTTCGACCACATCGCCTTTATATTGAAAAATTCTACGGAATTCGTTATTTACGACTTCAATTTCAACTTACTGTTCGGTGATGATTTCATCTGGCAACCCTATGCCCTAAGTGGCACCTTTGACACTAAAGATATCAATAACGACAGCCTCTCTTACCTCAGCATCTGGGTCAAGGACCCGGAAGGAATACAGACAATTCCCGAACCTTCCAGTCTCCTTCTTGTCGGCGCTGGCATTATGGGGCTAGCAATAGCCAGACGAAGCAAAAAAAGCTGATATAAACCTGAAAATTTACGATAAACCCCTTACCAAAAATGGTGAGGGGTT
This region of uncultured Desulfuromonas sp. genomic DNA includes:
- a CDS encoding XrtA system polysaccharide chain length determinant codes for the protein MDSPLAQIKFYLNILYARRYWFLLTAVTVGLGIVVFTFTIPKQYEAKSTVFIEKNVVNSLLKGLTVTPSMEDRIRVLRYHMLSRDIISRVLKKLDMDVKSETPEAFEALIMQCQEVTKINMRGNDLFFVSLVNPDPVFARDYINTLVNTYVEENLSSKREESFGADRFLSEQVKFYKQKLNVLEDEIYQYRKKTGIFSTVTEASIVEGVDTLEAQVRQLQGKKNELIATVRTIHDQLESMKESASSGSSLFGGLDMMMGSDEDMQIEALQARLDELLLVYNDSYPTVIKLRERISALEERKALQPDPEIEVEEDDVFNPVEDPIFVDLKMRMNAAQSDLNALKARETELQNQIDDNKRMLENFPRDKKALAEMERERSMIKNVYETLLERVGMAEVSKQMEVADKATTFRIVDPAILPTFPVGKARLLKMILGLIVGIGAGAAAVVAREQLDDTVRDADVLRSKGVTVLAEIPLMFSDNDHARQKKKDKLVYSYCALCLGLIGLLMLHDLLGLTIMDQLLG
- a CDS encoding TIGR03013 family XrtA/PEP-CTERM system glycosyltransferase, with amino-acid sequence MQKISSLLVVVDLALATLSLVLGHVVYMGETCGLSTFSGAGGFSLLFFVLFTTFSSYFCEIYRWENAFGRLDRIARTGVAISLAFFMLASLAFVMPMAMIGRGLLVVSLVIFGILQFSVHQILMSMMGTTALSTRVLVVGCGALAEKVERLLQDQKGQQVLVGFVQPESEDCTVDEEKVLGYVDDLEKLVSTTCTNRVVVALTERRGSLPLRELLHCKLNGIEIIDIQTFYEQMTRKLLVENFQPSSFIYANGFRITVIGRFMKRVLDIFLSLVGIALSFPAWLVVAYLVRSDSPGPVFFRQVRVGEWGRHFTLYKFRTMREDAEKETGAVWATENDPRVTKVGAFLRKSRLDELPQLLNVLMGDMSFVGPRPERPEFVEKLSMNIPYYFARHTVKPGVTGWAQVLYPYGASEEDAFEKLRYDLYYLKNYSMTMDVLIILETIKVVLLGRGGR
- a CDS encoding polysaccharide biosynthesis/export family protein, translating into MKKTITSAVLFTVLWSSLAWAGDYVIGAGDGLNVSVWGVPELSVSVAVRPDGKITLPAVGDVDTAGMTPTQLSDKLTTVLGDYVKNPIVTVTVAQVTNNRIYISGGGVPAQVRPLVATSSLFKLLCGLNGIENADLQRGFVMRGGEKLDVDMYDLFNRGNLAADINLEAEDILFLPTNELNKVYVVGAVANPQAIVYRDGLSILDVILESGGFTKFAKTSAVLILRKKGNEREQIKLNMDDLMEDGVLSENVPMQRGDYVLVREGMF
- a CDS encoding PEP-CTERM/exosortase system-associated acyltransferase; this encodes MSDQQFSDYFHFKKVDIADPLMEEVYRLRYQVYCSECGFESSDDHPLGMERDAYDACASHFCAVAVRSGVVVGTVRVVHESAMGLPLERHCELDGQGGFYNAKRCVGEISRLAISKQYSRREIDDVICRLTSSGRLVLGGFADLRRSLEAYIVSGLYQCLYQHSLEHGLTHWYAVMVEGLPKLLKRRQIYWRQIGKEVDCHGRRIPYEAEIATNRARVSRDNPWLLKKPVGW
- a CDS encoding PEP-CTERM sorting domain-containing protein; protein product: MKKIQKYLAISFTLLLLPVQTWSISLDAVTIDTLLPFYDTAGGIFGPNLLEDYPELSATSALGVFSTTDTPYPTTNLGYQYDGLLNGIEPGYAGGNSVIIDGESYKSTEVKQLAVNGTTVDYVFTGLEFINSWELQDLDKDGYKDDPGWIYLGKDETPNIEDDFQAHDAPFDLSTILDIEVSVTGGTGTWSLTPLPGITDKVENLLGGSTFFDHIAFILKNSTEFVIYDFNFNLLFGDDFIWQPYALSGTFDTKDINNDSLSYLSIWVKDPEGIQTIPEPSSLLLVGAGIMGLAIARRSKKS
- the prsT gene encoding XrtA/PEP-CTERM system TPR-repeat protein PrsT, giving the protein MNRIYKLLVCGVFLVLAACQGQTKEELVQQGVQLMQQGNPLGAVVCFRNALEQDPNYTDARYQLGLAYLKTKKLEEAEKELKKVQLQEPGRHDVLLDLAMISLALNRVPEAEKDILQFLEKNGKTSRSQHYLGLVQQVRGDLPGAEALLLESIDLDDKNAEPFLSLTRLYLSQGRIADAKQLLQLAIKSFPKNEALYWMLATVEARSGNRAEAVNAYDQVVRLNPEAVGAYYFAGIFSLDGEDLSTSGKYLKTMQQRFAEHPATTRLQGMTYFVQGDLKNAAISLRKSIKQLPDLAGYYFLGLTEFRLKNYELALSQFQKALDLNPDHLQSRVLLGMTLLHQKRIDDCIYQLTQVLQENDRFALAHNVIGSAYLAKGDYDVAIEHFDRAIILDPQLADPHLKKGLLNLSQKNESGAELELEKALDAAPESLNTRFLLASLYLKQRNYQGVIDLMQAGLDGTSQDGIVYNYMAAAYLAQKKFPEGIEALQKAKAAKADYLAPYFNLANAYLVMQKRDLAEGEYQALLNVAPNNVKALISLASLQEMSGEGDTAKATYLRARATDDPQGFLALAGYCARSKDVDAFSQVVEDAFATHPKHPDILRLRGRFLLSQKQFSEAIATFKSLEEIQPETAAALLAASWLASGEQDKALSFAQEKIRAQPEKSVGYLLLSTVQKELGQKEEAEKTLQNGFSHVRDPELLLQLGSLYAQTQRLPKAEKLFRDLKKDYPAFAPGLYALGMLQDQRGYKQEAESLYREVLEKDKKHIGALNNLAYLYAENNGDLEESLTLAIQAFRSDPSNPVLLDTLGYALIKNERYQEAVNVLTKASRLLPNMATVHLHLGQALIGAEKNNEAQQALEHVVALQTEPESSQAQKLLDRLKH